From the Mya arenaria isolate MELC-2E11 chromosome 17, ASM2691426v1 genome, the window TGTAGCCGTCGAGTCAAACTGAATATTCCTGCATTTATGAAGGGTCGATCGCAGCTATCCGAACAGGAGACCATTGACTCTAGAAGGATTGCGGCTGAAAGAATTCATGTTGAGCGCGCTATCATGCGAATGAAGTCTTTTAGACTGTTGAACACtaaatacagtataaaaacattacataatgcaGATAAAACTGTCCGTGTAGTTGCAGCTTTGTGCAACATGAGAGATTCATTAATACGGGATGATGTTGTTGACTAGACAAAGATctgtgtatacatgtagtttaattaatttcacagccgtttatgttgtttattgtatacaatttattgtttattgtatacaGTATGTTGTTTATTGCATACTGTATGCAAATGAAATGTATGCTACCTCTTGGTAATTGTCCAATGGTTTGGATCTTAAATTCAAAAGCCAAATGGttgtttttgctatttcattcattaataaCACTATGCATGTcttaaatgaatttcatattaaatatggcacataaaaagaagaaaatatattgtctaTTATTTCTTTTCTGTATAAGCCCACACTGGCAAAAAACAAGACTAGTAGATGGTGATGCAAATGCCAACTGGAGAAGTATTGGGTCTATCCATTTATTACTGTACAATAAGCTTTTCAAGTAGTGTCCTTGATGAACTACTAAGATATGTATTAAGTATATACATATGCTTTCAACCCTTTAAGAGACTCGTTCAATTTTTTAATGGTCAGATATcttatgttttgatttcaaatttaGTTTAATGGTGTCAAGCTAAAGTCAGtaagcgagtccctttaaagtttgaaaaagatttcaAGGACAATAATCTGAGTTTACTCCTTTAATTTTATGATGATTACAATAATGTATTACAGTAATaatttttacatataattatatgaattacaatatttaagttttaacagataaataacaatCTTAAGAAATCAAAAGTGTGTGCATTTCTCACAGAAATTTCCATTACATTTTAAGGTACACATAAAATGACATTCAGATTAAATAATCTTCTTCCAGGAAATTTCCTTAAGTCTCAAGTCCTTAAATTTGTTATGGAATTAACGGCACTAGGATTTGTATTCCGGGGAAATTTTCAGACGACTTGCCTGGAACTCATCTGTTAGTCTAAGAAGGAggtgcttaaaataaaagtcacGGATTCTAGGAAGAATGCCCTTTATAAAGTCTTTACTGTATTGAACATCCACAACACACTGCTTTTCAGCTGTCCACACAACAAACTTGCACATAGTTGACTCAGTGCAAAACATTGCAACTTGCACTTGGCAATAATAGCCATTTTTTCCCTTGGGGCTCAATTTCGGCTGACCATCTTCGAGTAGAACATCATATTTTCCTGATGATATGAGGTCTTCTAGCGGGCGTGTTGGACATTTTATTTCCACAATTGTTCTTTCGTCTATAATACCATCTGGGCTGGCAGCAATATATGGCTCCGTTAAACTAACAACAATCCCAGATTTTCTAACCTTGTGACCAGAAACGCTTTCATACCAGGCTCGTGCAACTGGTTCGTATTTCTGTCCATGAGGTGTAGCAAAGCATCCCTTAAACCTAGGATAAATTTGATTTGTCACAAATTTATTAGGATTAGCTCTTTTAGTCTTTGGCAAATCATTCACTTTGCTGCTGGTTAATCTCAATTTTCTACTGTCTGTCCAGACACAGGTGTTCTGTGGATTTGGCTAACATTTGAATTTTTCTGAactaatgttgacatttttatcGTAGAATGTTTGGCATTTGGCACATGACAGAGGAACTTGTACAGGATACGAGGCATTTTCACAATGTTCTTGGTGCAGGATTTCTTCATTTATGTCCCTTTTAACCTCTGGTGCATGTAGCATTTTGTACAACATTGTACCTTTACACCCCCAAATGTTTGCCACTGTGGAATTTGACACAAAGTCCTGTAAGTCACTATGGTCCAGAAACTGTTCAGTACGAGGTGGACAATCTGTATCCGTGTTGGTCTTGTTGGCTGTTTTCTCAGTACATGGTTGTAGCTGAAATGGGCTTGGTCGGTCAAACACCATATCTGAAATGGTGTCATGTGACAGTACTTGCGCAGCTTCTTTACCCCAAGCCCGCTGTTTGTCTGTACACGTTTCCCCACCTACACCATTCGCCCACGCCAGtgtaattgcataaataattgcTGATATATGACTACACGATCGGGCATTGCCAGCTGGACAAGAACAATGGCCAGTCTCAACAGTATTTTCACTAGAAACCGCAATCCATGAGTTGTAGTCCTTGCGCCCAACGCCTGGCTGACTCGGCGAAATTTTGGCCTTTATGTAAGTCATACCCTCACATTCAATGGACCACATATCACCCATCCAACCATTTTGTACATAGTTATATCCGTACAACGACCTAAAGGATTTCATGGCCTTTTCATCATATGCTTTTGCATGTATCAAATAGTCAACAAGATCCTCGTACATCAGTTTAGGCCAGGCATTGCTTTTGTTCTTTTCCCACTTCAAGTCATCGGGTGGCAGCCTTGTAATAAGTAATGCATACATAAATCCTCTATTTGGAATAACATTCATTTGCAAAAGAGTTGGAAGTATTTATAATTACAGCCGAGTTATAAGACAAAAGCCCAAGGCTATTTACAAGAAATGTTCACACCTGTCAAATCTCTTGGCAGTCAACAGGTCAACATTATGTACTCTGGCAAGTTGAACGgctattgtcattattttttccGTCAAGAAAGCAttttatacaacattttataaatgtttatttaaaaaccaaaaaaagaTTCTGACTTTAATTACACGAATAACCCtctaaaatgataaacataatttgttaaacaaagtccaccattttgttttttagaGCAATACGGCagtatttaattgtctttttaCAGGCCAGTTACAACTATACGGTCTACTATTTATTACAATTACATTCAGAAAAAGTGTTCCAATATAACAACTTACGTAGCTGCTTCTCGGAGGTCATTTTTGGTCTCAATTCTAAAATTTAAATGGCGTGTGAGCGTTCTTGCAGACTATCAGGAACTTTCACTTCTGTAATGGCGGACGGTCACGTGACAACAAAATGGCGGCGGTCTTATTTAAGACATATGAATCGTCTATAGTACGAGATAATATATggtataaactttatatattagGACTACGGGGCAATCTCTTTTCAGTTATAAAGTCTATGTATAATCATGTGTATTCAAGTGTTAAACAGCAAAACGAGTTAGGTGCAGTGTTAAAACGTCATTTAGGTGTACGTCAAGGCGAATGCCTATcgccattattattttcattgtatattaacGATCTACAGGAAGTATTATATCTCAAAGGTACCAAAGGGGTCGACACAGGATTGTTAAAGTTCTTTTTACTCTTATATGCAGACGATATTGTAATTTTTGCTAATTCAGCAGCAGAACTGCAAgcgaatattaatatattagaGGAATATTGTAACACATGGAAACTTAAGGTCAATATAAGCAAAACAAAGATATTGGTTTTTAGGAAAGGGGGTAGATTACCTATAAATCTTCAGTTTTTCTATCAGGGATCACCATTGGAGgttgtaaacaaatttacatatttaggtATAGTCTTTAGCTCAGGGCATGCTACCAAAACGTTATCTGGCCAACCacataaagcaatttttaaattaagaaaatatttgaacaaatttacTAATATAACACCTAAACATAAACTGGAACTTTTTGACAAACTTATTAGACCTATCCTATTATATGGTTCAGAAGTTTGGGGATTTTTAAAACGATTGCCAATTGAAAGGATACACCCccaattcataaaatatgtactttcggttaaaacaacaacacaaactgaCTTTGTTTATGCAGAGACGGGCAGATTAGATCTACTGTCgcaatgcattataaatatttttaaatactggCTTAAAGTTCTAAGTATGCcgaatgataaatatgtaagaattatctataatgtaatgattaatgatgttgta encodes:
- the LOC128223530 gene encoding uncharacterized protein LOC128223530, whose protein sequence is MNVIPNRGFMYALLITRLPPDDLKWEKNKSNAWPKLMYEDLVDYLIHAKAYDEKAMKSFRSLYGYNYVQNGWMGDMWSIECEGMTYIKAKISPSQPGVGRKDYNSWIAVSSENTVETGHCSCPAGNARSCSHISAIIYAITLAWANGVGGETCTDKQRAWGKEAAQVLSHDTISDMVFDRPSPFQLQPCTEKTANKTNTDTDCPPRTEQFLDHSDLQDFVSNSTVANIWGCKGTMLYKMLHAPEVKRDINEEILHQEHCENASFKGCFATPHGQKYEPVARAWYESVSGHKVRKSGIVVSLTEPYIAASPDGIIDERTIVEIKCPTRPLEDLISSGKYDVLLEDGQPKLSPKGKNGYYCQVQVAMFCTESTMCKFVVWTAEKQCVVDVQYSKDFIKGILPRIRDFYFKHLLLRLTDEFQASRLKISPEYKS